Genomic segment of Arctopsyche grandis isolate Sample6627 chromosome 3, ASM5162203v2, whole genome shotgun sequence:
ATCTgttaattctgaaaacattgATCAAATATTAAATGAGTATTCCGATGGCCAAATTCAAGTTAAATTGGTTCTGCAAAGAGTGGCAGGTGCCGAAGTTGCTTGTGAATCGCCTGCGAACATTGTAATGCCCTCAGACACTATCAAACACCTTACCGAAGATGTAAACGAGCATGATACAGTCCTGATGCAAATATTGAGGGATTTGCCGGTTGCAGTGATATATTTGAAAACAGAAGGCTTGAGTGAAAACGGACCGGAGAATGACGGTGTCTTGTACTGCTATCCCAGACCAGAGAAATGCAATTTTCTATGTTCATGCCGTGGAACATTCATCACTTTGAATCATTTGATACCGgatgttttgaaaaatacaaaACCTACTTCTTGTACCATTATCGCTAAGGAATGTCTCGTCAATGTCGTATACACATTGGAAAACACCGATCTATTATTACTCGCCATACCGGAGAATAAATGTAACTTATTTGAACTTACTCATGTAAATGCTGAAATCGTTAGAGTTTTGGAATTTTGTTATAAAAGCTTAAATAGTTGTTTTACTAATGCTTCAAACGTGAAAAAGTTAGATAGTTTATTTTCGAGATTGTTCACTCAAATAATGACTTGCGGATATGGTTGGGATTCCCAAAAAAGTGTTCGCATTGAAGACATAATATCGTCCAGTGAGTCCCAAGCAGATCCAATGTTTGAACAGTGTTTGCCGATAGTTCAAACGGTTCATTTACCTTGGGAGGCTCAGTTGCAAATAGATGATGCTCTTACCGAATTAGATGCAACCTATATATCTAGATCGGTAAGTTTTAAcaatactcacatacatatcaaaatctaaataaaactttataaaatttccCGTTGTTACAGAATCACGATGTCGATGCACAAGATATATTCCATATAATGGGGACATGTTTATACTATGCAGGTCATTTGTTAGTGTCACATCTAATCCAAGAAAATCTCGTGGAAATTAATTCGTTCTTGAGGATGCAAGGTTTCTTAAGTATATCGTATGAGGAAGATTTACAAAATCTTATTGTGTGGAAAGAGGTTTACTTTAACAATGAAACGCCGGCTAAATATGAAGACGATCCACAAGATGGAGCAAAGCcttataagtaaatatgtatctttgaaatattatgcattacatatatcaaaatttgaaatgtttttgtAACAATGTACTATTCTTATTCTAGCGTTCAGCTACTTTCAAACTATAGaacatacattataattattGGCAAAGGACATTTAATGCTTGTAACTTTATTACGAGGAACTCAGGTATGTGCTTTTATGAAACACGGATTTTGTATGATAggtttataattgaaatttaatttcaggATTCAAAAAATGTTCCACCATCTCCTTATTTTGTCGAAGAGTGTGAAAGCACCGTTGATTTGCTTATAGATGTTGGTCTTGATAAGTTTTTACAGCAATGGTTTCATTCAAATCTTCAGCCTCAAATTATTTTGCAACCAGAAGATTTTATTTCTTCGCCCAAAGCCAAAGAAAATGCTGGTATACAATTAGACATACGATGGAATTTAACATATGACATTAAATCGTACTaacattattgatattttaggtTCATTTGTACCTTTTAATAAAAAGGCATCACCGGTTTCAAAAAAATCACCAGAAATACaatctatattaaaaaaacgacTCTCATCGTCTGATCAAATCAACAATTCATCTGTAATTGCAAGCAGCGAAAGTCAACTAAATAGCAGTCAGTCCCAACTTAGTGTTAGTGGCATAGGTGGTCAATGGGGTAAAGGACAGCAACCAAATAGTTCAAACGCCAATCCTTATGTGGAGTCTGAAGATTCGGAAAGTCAAAATAGCAATAGGTTAGTTAAGTTAGTATTTGATGTGAATACATATTTTGCctgtatataatattgaaattttgatcCTTTAGTGAAATAAATGAGGAACGTATTCAGGGACGAAAAGCTGCTAGAGAAAAAGAGAACCGAACTGGTAGAAATTCAGTATCATCAGATTCATGCACTGAATGGGATGGTTGTGAAGTAAGCTGGtttgaaatgtaataaattattataaaattactttttttaaaaataaatcgtgtTATTTTTAGGGTACTAGTCAATTTAGTGGGAGTTACGAGTTGGGTGATTTAAGTCAATCACTTCTTCAAAAGATGGGTATACTCTTGCCAACTAAGTACGTCATAGTtcctattatatttaaagttgtATATGAAATGATTGAATGTAATGCttattgtaatgtattttaaGGATCACTGCAGGTGATAATAATatgtgttttcattttgtacgtCTGGAAAGTGAACTTGGTGTTTTGTTAGCACCGACATTAAATGTGCAAAAACAATCCGACAGTGAgctgtataggtatatattgacGAATTTTAGGAAATCAAGTCAAAAGATTCATACTTTGTTACAAAATACTATCAGGTATCGTATCGTTCTGcagttgaaaaataaattgtattattttgttaataagattgtgtttaaaatacttatatttttagatttaagaAAATGTTATCACCTTCGAGTTCTGTAAATAAATCTCTCGTGGCAATAAAAGAACATGGGATATTGTTTGAAATTCCTTCGAAATTCCATCAAAATTCTAAAAAGAACGAGGACTCGTTTAGTTATTGGGTTATTGGGTAAGTAAAACCGTC
This window contains:
- the in gene encoding inturned planar cell polarity protein, which encodes MDEKEKNPLLSKNTNYIDSYKKTSSTESSSDTENWSDGSSSSYYSDSDSYIPEWDSLVQDDGELVYIVSKTKNDNTSEPKVDSSGLLSKVNERNSGIERNGFTRQSVRRSSKGKWLKILKRRNSARSFAKDDKTLTLKQNIDNIKKSNLINAEPIVTSKVTFNENEEGELKEFSIEVDFSNRLRFGRRNNQVESLFGISVNTFEDGKRLMVSGILPDTQAANQKQIKIGDWLKQIDNKSVNSENIDQILNEYSDGQIQVKLVLQRVAGAEVACESPANIVMPSDTIKHLTEDVNEHDTVLMQILRDLPVAVIYLKTEGLSENGPENDGVLYCYPRPEKCNFLCSCRGTFITLNHLIPDVLKNTKPTSCTIIAKECLVNVVYTLENTDLLLLAIPENKCNLFELTHVNAEIVRVLEFCYKSLNSCFTNASNVKKLDSLFSRLFTQIMTCGYGWDSQKSVRIEDIISSSESQADPMFEQCLPIVQTVHLPWEAQLQIDDALTELDATYISRSNHDVDAQDIFHIMGTCLYYAGHLLVSHLIQENLVEINSFLRMQGFLSISYEEDLQNLIVWKEVYFNNETPAKYEDDPQDGAKPYNVQLLSNYRTYIIIIGKGHLMLVTLLRGTQDSKNVPPSPYFVEECESTVDLLIDVGLDKFLQQWFHSNLQPQIILQPEDFISSPKAKENAGSFVPFNKKASPVSKKSPEIQSILKKRLSSSDQINNSSVIASSESQLNSSQSQLSVSGIGGQWGKGQQPNSSNANPYVESEDSESQNSNSEINEERIQGRKAAREKENRTGRNSVSSDSCTEWDGCEGTSQFSGSYELGDLSQSLLQKMGILLPTKITAGDNNMCFHFVRLESELGVLLAPTLNVQKQSDSELYRYILTNFRKSSQKIHTLLQNTIRFKKMLSPSSSVNKSLVAIKEHGILFEIPSKFHQNSKKNEDSFSYWVIGRLFEYPKFAEVYVCCHESVPQNMVDIAFRLAFVS